The following proteins are co-located in the Amycolatopsis tolypomycina genome:
- a CDS encoding WXG100 family type VII secretion target has protein sequence MAELGETADPRALIPGDPAAIEENARVLHARSRGTGQAGESLRRIDTGSWAGPAAARFHDKFSDEPAKWLAASDSFDAVAEALDGYAQTLRWAQGQAGDAIRLWNRGQAATADAKARYDRDVTNADTQNQQHAANGDPTRVTVAPFTDPGEADRQAARDTLNRARQQLTEAGDRTTETISDEAGGAPTVSDWLDDVGGFFADFGEGAWNAFKGFGEGMWNLVYAIGDPGNPDHEGLTDIASAAWHNITHPVDFGKNLIAWDDWADHPGRATGQIVGGLLIGGAAGKLLKGTRAGEKPDPAAPKLPPVKAALHEYFDQGTPPKASDLARYAESKGWTKQQTPNGPPKYVDDNGIIRMTLKEGSGRAPGSENPHVELRNEDGVRIDPQGNPVTRKSLGNHTPITWDH, from the coding sequence ATGGCCGAACTAGGTGAGACCGCCGACCCACGCGCCCTCATTCCCGGTGACCCGGCCGCGATCGAGGAGAACGCCCGGGTACTGCACGCCCGGTCCCGGGGAACCGGACAGGCCGGGGAAAGCCTCCGCCGAATCGACACCGGCTCATGGGCCGGTCCGGCCGCGGCCAGGTTCCATGACAAGTTCAGCGACGAACCCGCCAAGTGGCTGGCCGCCTCCGACTCGTTCGACGCGGTCGCCGAAGCACTCGACGGATATGCGCAGACACTGCGCTGGGCACAAGGCCAGGCCGGCGACGCCATCCGGCTGTGGAACCGAGGCCAAGCCGCAACAGCGGACGCGAAGGCCCGCTATGACCGCGACGTCACCAACGCCGACACCCAGAACCAGCAGCACGCCGCCAACGGTGACCCCACCCGGGTGACGGTCGCGCCGTTCACCGATCCCGGCGAGGCCGACCGGCAAGCGGCGCGCGACACACTCAACCGCGCCCGCCAGCAACTCACCGAAGCCGGGGACCGGACCACCGAAACCATCTCCGACGAGGCCGGCGGCGCCCCCACAGTCTCAGACTGGCTCGACGACGTCGGCGGCTTCTTCGCCGACTTCGGCGAAGGCGCCTGGAACGCATTCAAGGGGTTCGGCGAAGGCATGTGGAACCTCGTCTACGCCATCGGCGACCCAGGCAACCCCGACCACGAGGGACTGACCGACATCGCCTCGGCCGCGTGGCACAACATCACCCACCCCGTGGACTTCGGCAAGAACCTCATCGCCTGGGACGACTGGGCAGATCACCCGGGCCGAGCCACCGGCCAAATCGTGGGCGGCCTGCTCATCGGCGGCGCAGCCGGCAAGCTGCTCAAAGGCACCCGCGCAGGAGAGAAACCCGACCCGGCCGCGCCGAAACTACCGCCCGTGAAGGCGGCCCTGCACGAGTACTTCGACCAGGGCACACCGCCGAAGGCATCCGATCTGGCCCGCTACGCCGAGTCCAAGGGATGGACGAAACAGCAGACCCCGAACGGCCCGCCGAAGTACGTCGACGACAACGGCATCATCCGAATGACCCTCAAGGAAGGCAGCGGCCGCGCCCCAGGCAGCGAAAACCCGCACGTCGAACTGCGCAACGAAGACGGGGTCCGCATCGACCCGCAGGGCAACCCGGTCACCAGGAAAAGCCTGGGAAACCACACACCGATCACCTGGGACCACTAG
- a CDS encoding cysteine hydrolase family protein, translating to MSDTALLMIDMQNSYLADDGVRDALGWPPIWRLAETITACAELLAAARERQAPVIYSRSVGSAAGPLGDNPRFARLMQHRAGRLPQVSAEQQEWKRQIIDAVAPEPGDVVLDKTQASFFDYTELEPLLRNLAVSRLIVAGLQTNVCVEATVRAGLAHNFEVAVPDDAVSTDGPDLHHAALDSMRVLYTEIAPWRELLAPDAPWDRAFTTPDYGRNPHYWTETPSNTER from the coding sequence ATGAGCGACACGGCGTTGCTGATGATCGATATGCAGAACTCCTACCTCGCCGACGACGGGGTTCGAGACGCGCTCGGCTGGCCGCCGATCTGGCGGCTGGCCGAGACCATCACTGCCTGCGCCGAACTGCTGGCCGCTGCGCGGGAGCGGCAGGCGCCGGTGATCTACTCCCGGTCGGTGGGCAGCGCCGCCGGACCGCTCGGGGACAACCCGCGCTTCGCCCGGCTCATGCAACACCGAGCCGGCCGCCTTCCCCAGGTCTCGGCAGAACAGCAGGAGTGGAAACGGCAGATCATCGACGCCGTCGCTCCGGAGCCCGGGGACGTGGTGCTGGACAAGACCCAGGCCAGCTTCTTCGACTACACCGAACTCGAACCACTGTTGCGCAACCTGGCCGTGTCGCGGTTGATCGTGGCGGGCCTGCAAACCAACGTGTGCGTCGAAGCCACCGTCCGTGCCGGGCTCGCCCACAACTTCGAGGTCGCCGTCCCCGACGACGCCGTCTCCACCGACGGACCCGACCTCCACCACGCCGCCCTCGACTCCATGCGCGTGCTCTACACCGAAATCGCACCCTGGCGAGAACTCCTCGCCCCCGACGCACCCTGGGACCGTGCGTTCACCACGCCCGACTACGGCCGCAACCCCCACTACTGGACCGAAACCCCCTCGAACACCGAGCGATGA
- a CDS encoding tyrosine-type recombinase/integrase, with protein sequence MGASASCRRQLPRRPRHSRREQPRLVHPRVREPAGRTHDPATIRLHDLRHGAASLPLAAGNDLKSVQDMLGHASMSFTADYYISLYPAPATRPPRRSAPPCSPHRPAVRTGPGSRSTADA encoded by the coding sequence CTGGGGGCCAGCGCTTCCTGCCGCCGGCAACTTCCTCGCCGACCTCGGCACTCACGCCGCGAACAGCCTCGCCTCGTTCACCCACGAGTTCGAGAACCTGCTGGTCGAACGCACGACCCTGCCACGATCCGGCTACACGACCTCCGACACGGCGCAGCCTCACTGCCCCTGGCCGCCGGCAACGACCTCAAAAGCGTCCAGGACATGCTCGGACACGCCTCCATGTCCTTCACCGCCGACTACTACATCTCCCTCTACCCGGCACCCGCCACCAGGCCGCCGAGAAGATCAGCGCCTCCCTGTTCGCCGCACCGCCCGGCCGTACGCACCGGGCCCGGCTCCCGCTCCACTGCCGACGCATAG